One genomic segment of Bacillota bacterium includes these proteins:
- a CDS encoding HNH endonuclease, translating into MKPWAEKFYKSKAWRQCRHAYSSSQHGLCERCGSAGWIVHHKIYLTPGNINSPEITLNWINLELLCLDCHNREHGGATLLIRKGSWRCSSKVLGSFFGSIQLPRSTTP; encoded by the coding sequence TTGGGCAGAGAAGTTTTATAAATCTAAAGCATGGCGGCAATGTCGTCATGCTTATTCTAGTTCACAGCACGGGTTATGCGAACGATGTGGCAGTGCAGGATGGATAGTACATCACAAGATCTACTTGACGCCTGGAAATATAAACAGCCCGGAGATAACGCTTAACTGGATCAACTTGGAGTTGCTATGTTTAGACTGCCATAACAGAGAGCATGGCGGAGCCACATTATTGATCAGGAAGGGATCTTGGAGATGTTCGAGCAAGGTGCTCGGAAGTTTCTTCGGGAGCATCCAGCTACCAAGGTCTACAACACCATGA